The Flavobacterium praedii genome window below encodes:
- a CDS encoding gliding motility-associated C-terminal domain-containing protein has protein sequence MKSKLYSYLYSIKFCFLLIVFFLLSNFTSVAQTILPQKLGYPRICANIPNIDYPSGYNRYEVFFKISGFPANETFFVLLSDDKGNFTNPIKPKIIPNGAAPNPPADTPTDKTLTFEVPSDLVGSDIYGLKIQSSSGVVSQLFKTSDLQSSFPIHFLSYSGTFYINNKSDALSFCNGGSVTLSVDNSTPSIPDSSPLQYPQLKYNWYKNGVLVPNETKSSLSVNQAGDYYVEVNYGPCSDINTRSQSVKVSGASGSGAVISSSLGNPFCSSLGSTTLSVSSGNSYVWRRDNTVIDGAISSNYITNLPGTYTCDVDFGGCKSTGSIDLKVLTNTSAISGVEVNKVNYIVEGETLNVAITTDAVSPTYQWLLDGAAILGANTNTLNITAQGSYKAIVTQNSSCSITTEFPFDVSYKVNLNAPKISNIVSPNGDGVNDTWIIPDEYISGTNTHIMILSSLGDIVFESDNYDNYSGWPQIAVEFTNFNPVYYYIITPNGGSAKKGSITLVK, from the coding sequence ATGAAAAGTAAGCTTTACTCCTATTTATATTCAATAAAGTTTTGTTTTTTATTGATAGTTTTTTTTCTTTTATCCAATTTTACTTCAGTAGCTCAGACTATTTTACCTCAAAAGCTCGGTTATCCAAGAATTTGTGCTAACATACCTAATATTGATTATCCTTCTGGATATAATAGGTATGAAGTTTTTTTTAAAATAAGTGGCTTTCCAGCTAATGAAACATTTTTTGTCCTACTTTCAGATGATAAAGGCAATTTTACGAATCCAATAAAACCTAAGATAATTCCTAATGGAGCTGCTCCAAATCCTCCCGCAGATACTCCGACAGATAAGACACTTACTTTTGAAGTACCCTCTGATTTAGTTGGTTCGGATATTTATGGTCTAAAAATTCAAAGTTCTTCAGGAGTTGTTAGTCAGCTTTTTAAAACAAGTGATTTACAATCTTCGTTTCCTATCCATTTTTTATCATATTCAGGTACTTTTTATATTAATAACAAAAGCGATGCTTTAAGTTTTTGTAATGGAGGTAGTGTTACACTTTCTGTTGATAATTCAACTCCTTCAATTCCTGATTCTTCCCCTTTGCAATATCCTCAATTGAAGTATAATTGGTATAAAAATGGAGTGTTAGTTCCAAATGAAACTAAAAGTTCATTATCAGTTAATCAAGCTGGAGATTATTATGTTGAAGTTAATTATGGTCCATGCTCTGATATAAATACCCGTTCACAATCTGTTAAAGTTTCTGGTGCCAGTGGATCTGGTGCGGTAATTTCTTCAAGTTTAGGTAATCCTTTTTGTTCCAGTTTGGGTAGTACGACACTTTCCGTTTCTAGTGGTAATTCTTATGTTTGGAGAAGGGATAATACCGTAATTGATGGTGCTATTTCCAGTAATTACATCACAAATCTGCCGGGTACTTATACTTGTGATGTTGATTTTGGCGGCTGCAAATCAACGGGTTCTATAGATTTAAAAGTTCTTACAAATACGAGTGCTATTTCAGGTGTTGAAGTAAATAAAGTTAATTATATAGTAGAAGGTGAAACGCTAAATGTCGCTATAACTACAGATGCTGTTTCTCCTACATATCAATGGTTATTGGATGGTGCTGCTATTTTGGGAGCCAATACAAATACCTTGAATATTACTGCACAAGGAAGTTATAAAGCGATTGTAACTCAAAATTCAAGCTGCTCTATTACAACTGAATTTCCTTTTGATGTTTCGTATAAAGTGAATCTGAATGCACCAAAAATATCTAATATTGTCAGTCCAAATGGAGATGGTGTTAATGATACTTGGATTATACCTGATGAATATATAAGCGGTACAAATACACATATCATGATTCTAAGTTCTTTGGGCGATATTGTTTTTGAAAGTGATAATTATGACAATTATAGTGGTTGGCCACAAATAGCTGTAGAATTTACTAATTTCAATCCAGTTTATTATTATATAATTACTCCAAATGGCGGTTCTGCCAAAAAGGGTTCGATAACTCTTGTGAAATAA